From the Candidatus Stygibacter australis genome, the window GCAGAATAACCTTCAGTTCGATCAATACATTCCAGGTTCAGTTAAACAAGATATTGGGTTATGAAAAGACTCCTTATATGGGAAATACAAACTGGTATAGCCGGGCATTATTAACGGGTGATCCCGCTCATAATTCAGGTTATTCCACTATAACTGTAATGAAGGCAGCCAAGGAATTGATGCTTGATTATCCGGGAAACTTCTGGGGAGATGATAATTTTGAAGAAGTATATGGCGGATCTTTTGCGACCCAGATGGACAATGCTATCAATGAGGGTGTCTTGTATTTTTGTTATCGTGGTTATATTGGTATGTCAGGATGGGGACCAGGAAATACCAGCAATGGGTATATGTTACCATTTGCCATAATTCCTACCTGTGCTTCAAACAGTTGGGCAGGAAATGGAACCTGCGAACAATTCGTACAACAGGGATCAATAACAATGCCAAGTGGAGGCATTGCCGGATATGGAACTACAACAGCCTCAACTCATACACCATTTAATAATGCCCTTGCCCTGGGAGTCTGGGGTGCAATATTCCGTGATGATCTATTTGAAGCCGGCGCTGTTATGCTGCAGGGAAAATATTATCTCTGGTTGACCTTTCCTCAGAATCCGGGTAGTTGGGTAGATTCGTTCTCTCACTGGAGCACTCTTATGGGAGATGCGGCATTAGAATTATGGACAAGAGTGCCGCAGCAGTTGTCTGCAATCTATGAAGATACGATCCCCTCGGGGTCAAACTACTATCAGGTGGCAGTAATGGATTCCATTGGCAATCCGGCAGAAGGCGCCTGGGTAACTCTTACATCAGATGATCTGGATTTTAAGGCAACAGGATATTGCAATGCCGGCGGAACAATCCTGCTTGATCTTGATGGAGCAGAAGATGGTGATTATAATTTAGTTGTTACCAAGCATGATCATGTTCCAATAACAGAAGAAGTTTCTATTGAGCAGGTGGATTATTTTGTTGATATCAGTGAGGTAAGTTATGATGATGCAGCCGGTAATGGCAATGGAATAATCAATCCTGGTGAGACTGTGGACGTAATGGTTACATTGGCTAATACCGGAAATATGGCACTGAGTGGTGTGACAGCAAGCGCGGAATGCAGCAATGATCTGGTGACAGTACTTAGTGATGAGATCACTTTTGGTGATATCGCTGCCGGTGGAACAGCCACAGGAGCAGCAGGATTTGAGATAGAGGTAGCAGCAGCCTTCCAGGGTGGAGTAGATATTAGAATGGATATTACTATCAATGACAGTGATGATAATGAGTGGACAACCTGGCTGATGGCACCCGTGGAAGCACCGAATCTATATGCCAGTTCATTTTCTATTGATGGAGATGGTGTGATAGATCCGGGAGAAACAGAAGAAATATATTTCACATTGACCAATAATGGTAATCTGGGCGCAGATGATGTGAGTGGATTATTGATGTGCAATAACCTCAGGATCACCATTGTCGACAGTATTGGGAGCTTTGGTAATATCGCCGGTGGCGGAACAGGAAATAATGCCACAAACCGCTTTACAGTGACAGCAAGTGCTTCAATATTACCTGGTACTTATATCCCCTTTATCTTAAATCTGACCAGTCCTGATGGATACGATGGATATGTAACCATCAACGTGCCAATTGGCGAAGCAGGACTAACAGACCCATATGGACCTGATGAATATGGCTACTGGTGTTATGATGATGGAGATGTGGATTATGATAAATGTCCCGAATATGACTGGATAGAAGCTGATCCATCTTTTGGTGGAGACGGAACGGGATTATCTATCAGTGCTGGAGGTGGAACTGGAGATTATGAGATGTTTGACTTACCAGCAGATTTCTCTTTTGTATATTATGGAGAAGAATATGATGAAATCTGCATTTGTTCAAACGGCTGGATAGCTCCAGGATACCATGAGACAGGGAACTTTATGAATTATCAAATACCTGGACCACAGGGACCAAGTCCGATGATCGCAATTTTCTGGGATGATCTAGCTGTGAGCAATAATGATGTTTGCTGGTTATACGATGAAGATCTTCATTACCTGGTAATAGAATGGTCACGCATAACGAATGGAGATACCGGAGTGGGAGAAACTTTTGAGATCATCTTATATGACCCTGTATATTACCCCACCACTACTGGCGACAGCGAGATAAAATTCCAGTATCTGGATGTAAATAATAATAATGCAGGTCAATATCCCAATAACCATGGGCAATATGCTACTGTAGGCCTGGAGAATGAAGATTCCCAGATCGGTTTGCAATATACCTTTAATAATAGTTATCCCGATGCCTGTAAAACTTTGCAGGATGAGATGGCAATTCTCTTTACACCTCCTCCAATCCCACCAGATGGTCCTTTCCTGAGTGTTAATAATTATTATGTATATTCTGGTGATGATGCCTTTATCGAAGCAGGAGAAACTGCTGATCTTTCTATGGTTCTGGAAAATATGGGTGGTAATACAGCCACGAATATTAATGTGGAAGTATCAGTCACCGATCCTTATGTGACGGTTACAGAAAATAGTGGCAGTTATACAATGATCCCAGCCAATGGATTTGGGACATTGGAAAATGAATTTACTTTCGAGGTTTCGGGGAATGTTCCCGATTTCTATGTTTTCTATCTGGAAGCAATAATTTCCAGTGATGAAAATAGCTGGAACTGGATGCTGCCTTTTACTGCTTATCTGCCAAACACATTTGCAGTAGATCAGGACAGCATTTATTATGAAATAGCACCATTATCGACAGACAGTTATACATTTACTTTGAGCAATATTGGAGATCTGCCGGTGAATTTCTATGTACGGACAGATGAGACTACACCCGTTGGACGTGATATCA encodes:
- a CDS encoding C25 family cysteine peptidase, encoding MKKSLFLIFLLMSFTLLMAEWVEIQGNQATERYTCDQQSRGAASIEFNLDGYDIVTKTYNGIDYTYITYPKSSDLLETGYPDVPVFTRALIIPDQGTPELRIVSFEKTVINDVIIYPEEEMHHDGEGNVDRFAINEEFYGSRGVFPETIAWAGEPAIMRDYRLVPITFCPFQYNAGDHSLTIYSNIVIEVETKGRGGINAKTRSGKISRSFEGVYKANTLNYDQVAVRDDYQIPTLLFICNDNDDVLENLDYLVEWREQKGYQVTVATTTQTGTSTASIKNYIQDAYDNWDDPPEYVTILGDANGSFTIPTWTLSGGEGDHPYCQLEGNDVLGDLFLGRITFSSINTFQVQLNKILGYEKTPYMGNTNWYSRALLTGDPAHNSGYSTITVMKAAKELMLDYPGNFWGDDNFEEVYGGSFATQMDNAINEGVLYFCYRGYIGMSGWGPGNTSNGYMLPFAIIPTCASNSWAGNGTCEQFVQQGSITMPSGGIAGYGTTTASTHTPFNNALALGVWGAIFRDDLFEAGAVMLQGKYYLWLTFPQNPGSWVDSFSHWSTLMGDAALELWTRVPQQLSAIYEDTIPSGSNYYQVAVMDSIGNPAEGAWVTLTSDDLDFKATGYCNAGGTILLDLDGAEDGDYNLVVTKHDHVPITEEVSIEQVDYFVDISEVSYDDAAGNGNGIINPGETVDVMVTLANTGNMALSGVTASAECSNDLVTVLSDEITFGDIAAGGTATGAAGFEIEVAAAFQGGVDIRMDITINDSDDNEWTTWLMAPVEAPNLYASSFSIDGDGVIDPGETEEIYFTLTNNGNLGADDVSGLLMCNNLRITIVDSIGSFGNIAGGGTGNNATNRFTVTASASILPGTYIPFILNLTSPDGYDGYVTINVPIGEAGLTDPYGPDEYGYWCYDDGDVDYDKCPEYDWIEADPSFGGDGTGLSISAGGGTGDYEMFDLPADFSFVYYGEEYDEICICSNGWIAPGYHETGNFMNYQIPGPQGPSPMIAIFWDDLAVSNNDVCWLYDEDLHYLVIEWSRITNGDTGVGETFEIILYDPVYYPTTTGDSEIKFQYLDVNNNNAGQYPNNHGQYATVGLENEDSQIGLQYTFNNSYPDACKTLQDEMAILFTPPPIPPDGPFLSVNNYYVYSGDDAFIEAGETADLSMVLENMGGNTATNINVEVSVTDPYVTVTENSGSYTMIPANGFGTLENEFTFEVSGNVPDFYVFYLEAIISSDENSWNWMLPFTAYLPNTFAVDQDSIYYEIAPLSTDSYTFTLSNIGDLPVNFYVRTDETTPVGRDITGSVITCDTDSFTPGEETTWTFNVYNAASDNEWVSDVWLDFPLGVTVLDASDVEGGSGGDMIWDNTTGVGQRVNWHGMTANDWGVLHNGEIGVWEVDVLLSTEFVGDMAFGWEIGGDGYGEEPHNVTGEIYMLYPLRWINLDTSSGNLEDGEDMEITMNFDTNDIEEGIHTCDVVITCDSWDTKIINVVLNVTNGDDNDSSELPEAVTLNGNYPNPFNPETEIKFQLPDNTEINLSVYNLKGQLVRILMDNYLPSGSHSVIWDGKTNNGEMVGSGVYFYKLTAGETSETRKMILLK